From Desulfonatronum sp. SC1:
GCGGCCTGGGGCACCTCGCCGGGTGGGGCCGCGGCCATGACCGCCATGGCCGAATCCTACGGCGCGGACATCCGCATGGTGGCCTTCATGCAGTACCTGCGGATCTTCGTGGTGGTGCTCACGGCATCTTCCGTCGCGCACCTCCTGCTGGGCGGACAGGCCGCGGATCACCCCGCGCCGGGCTGGTCGCCCGGCCTTGATGCGCCGTTGATTCCCCTGGCGCAGACTCTGGCCCTGGTGATCGCGGGCGTGGTCCTTGGTCGTTGGGCGGGCATCCCGGGCGGAGCGCTGCTGCTGCCCATGGCGGCCGGAGCCGTGCTCAACTCCCTGGGGCTGATGCACATCACCCTGCCGCCCTGGCTGCTCTGGAGCGCCTACGCCTCCCTGGGCTGGTACATCGGCCTGCGCTTCACGCCCCGGACCCTGCGCTACGCCCTGCGGGCCCTGCCCCAGATCCTGCTGGCCATCGTCGTTTTGATGGCCCTGTGCGGCGTCGCTGCCTGGACCCTGACCGTCTGGGCCGGCGTGGACCCGCTGAGCGCCTACTTGGCCACCAGCCCCGGCGGCCTGGACATCGTGGCGATCATCGCCGCGGACAGCGGCTGCGACGTGGCCTTCGTGCTCTCCCTGCAAACCCTGCGTCTGTTCGCCGTGGTGCTCACCGGCCCGCTGATTGCCCGGCTGATTTGCCGGGTCAGCTGACAGCCCCTTGAAAAACTCCCAATTGCTGCGTCGCCGCGAAAAGTTCAAACTCTCACGTATGAATAAATACGCTTCGATTTTGATTCGATTGCCAGGACGGCAAATCGAAAATGTGGCGAAGCCACAGCCCGTGAGGGCCGGACACAGGACGTGTCCGGTAGCTTTTCTTGCTCCTTGCACTTGGGGTTTTTGAACGGTCTGTCGAGTTCGGACTTTTCCAACACTCAGCTAAAGCACTGCACGAAATATGCGGGATGACGGCGCATGATGCGCTTGACAATCAAACCGATGTCATGAAATTCTGACCTGAATTCAGGTCAACCAGAATGGAGGTCCGAATCATGGAAATCCTTTCCCTCTCTGAGGCGAAAATGAAGTTCAGCCATCTCGTGGACAGGGTCAACGCCACGGGCCAGGAAGTCGTCATCACAAAAAATGGGCGACCAGCCGCGGTTTTGGTCAGCCCTGACGAGTTTTCAAGCTGGTCGGAAACCTTGCTCATCCAGGCCGATCCCCGGCTTTTGGAGGAAATTGCCTCTGGAATGCGGGATATGAAGGAAAACAAGGCCGGCCTGTACACCATTGACGAACTTTTCGCCGAATGAGCCGAAGTCCTTTGTATCGACTGCGCGTCTCGGACGATCTGGCTGTACTGATTCGCGGTCTGCATCCTGAGCTGAAACGAAAAGTCCGCGAGGCGCTTGCGCTGATCGTGGAGAATCCGACACTGGGGAAGCCCTTGAAGCGGGAACTGGAGGGCCTGCGAAGTTTTCGCGTCAGCAGATTCCGGATCATCTACAGCCTGACGGAAAAGAGAGAAATCCAGATCATTGCCATCGGCCCCCGTGACCGGATTTATGAGGAAACGGCGCGCATTGAGAAGAGAGAATGAGATTCCTGGGGGGATGCTTCGAGAATTCAGTGTTCCAGGTCACGTCGATGAGAATCGTATATCGTGGCTGCCCTCTTCATCTCCGTCCCCACGTACTCCGCCAGCTCCTGGGCAAAATCCGAGTGCAGACGCAGCAGATTCATGTCCAGTGGAGCGGCCGGACGGCTGAGCCGCAGCATGTCGCCGTCCTCCGCCGCATGAGGCCAGACCCCGGCGAAGAAGAAACCCTCGGCCTCGGCCAATTCGCAAAGCAAGGCCGTGGCTCGCTGGGCCAGAGGCAGATCGATATGCACCACCTCGGCCCCGGCGATGTCCAGAAGGTCCGTGCCCGCTCGCAAAATTTCCGGCCATTGCCGCGCATCGGCGGTCGAGACCCGGACCACGCCTTTCAACAGGCCGCGATCAAAGGACACCGTATAGACGCCGCTGGGCTTTTCCCCCGAATCCTGGTCGGCTTCCACCGCGTCCTTGGCTGGGGCCGGGGCCGGGATCAAAGGTCGCTCCAGGTTTTCGTAGATGCGCTCCGTGATGCGCCGATGCCGTTCCGGGACAAAAGCCAAGGCTGGGGCCAAGGCCGGAGCAAGGACCGAAGGCGTATCAGCCAAATACATAAAGCAGTGCAAATAGGATTCCCGATGACCGGGGCCGTCTTCCAGGCCCATGGCCTTGAACTGACGCGGAGGGCAGGCCGCGAGGTCCAGACCGCAGGGCCGTCCGCCCATGTTGATGACGTTGCGTTGGCTGACGGGATGACTGGTGACCGGATTGAGGGAAAGGCCGAACAGGCCCATCTCGCGGGCCCGGTTCGAGAGGGCGGAGAAGAACTGCTTCATCAGGCCGCGACCCCGGTACGCCGGAGAGACCACCAGCAGGGCCATCTCGGCCATGGGCACGGGCTCGGGTCGCAACAGCCCGGCATGGCCGACCACTTCGCCGTCACTGGTTACGGCCACGTAGCTGGCGAGGACGCCCCGGGCGACCAGATCCAGAAGCCCCTCGGGCCTGTAGAAGGCCTCGTTCTTGTAGGAGTACCCGTAGGTCAGCCAGAACAGCCGGGCCACATCCAGGGCCTCCTCGGGCTGGAGCGGGCGGATTTCAATGGAATGTCCATTGGCCTCCGAGACCTCCGGGGTTCGCGCTCCATGGGATGCCCCCGAACTCTGGGATGTCCGGGATCGCCCGGCAGCGTGATCCGCGTGGGCCTCTGTATCGAGGTGCACCGCGGGCTGGGCGATGAAGGTGTCGCTCCCGCCTCCCGGCCTATCGTCCCGGGGCAGCTGTTTGACCAGGCACAAGGCCTTGCCCTGGCGACCGCGATTCACCCACCGGACCTCGTCCACCGCATGATGGATGAGCTTCAGTCCCAGGCCGGCAGTTTCGCTTTCCGCCTGCCTGGGTTGGCGATGGAGCAATGCCGGGTCAAAAGGCAGGCCTTCATCGATGAACTCCAGGCGCAGCTCGCCTTCCAGCAGTTCGCCGTTTACGAGCATGTCCCCCGGGGTTCCGTCCGGATAGGCATGGGCGCAGATGTTCTGAAAGGCCTCTTCAGTCGCCAGTTCCAGAGCCAGGACGTCCTTGGCCGGAAAGCCCGCAATGCGCGCCACGTCGCGGACATGGCCCTGCACAAGAACAAGAAAACGTACCTCCGCCGGAACTCTGAGCTGCGTGTGCGGTGTCGTGCGCATGGTTGGATCTGCTACGAGGGCAAGTGTTGAAGGTCATGGTTGGATTTGTGGTGATCCCGTTGCCGGGAGCAAATTTGTTATCTGTAAAAAAGCAATAATCCAAGAATGATAGACGCCTTGGTGTTCAAGGTGTGTCTCCAGAGTGGGCCAGTATCAGTCGAAATCGAAATCGCTATCGAAATCGGAAATATATCAGAAATCGATTTCGATCACGATCACGATTTCGATTTCGATACCGATCCGGATAGCGCCCGAGGATCGAGAACAAAGACCGGACTGGCGGGCGATCCAGATTGCGGATATATCCGCGGCGCGACTATGACAAGAACCTTCACCACGGCGCCCAGGGCAATTTTGTTCCCGGCGCTTACATTCCATCGGATCGGCATCGAATTCGTGATCCAGATTGGTTTGTGCGTATCCTTGGCCCTACTGGGAAAACTTGGCTCAGCAGAGTAAAATCATGCCGGGAAACCGGCGAAGAACAGGAGAAACAACCATGGCCCCCAAGAGCTTTCCATCAGGCAGAGGAATGAAGTTCACCCTTGTTTTTGCAATGCTCCTTTTTCTGGCTGCC
This genomic window contains:
- a CDS encoding type II toxin-antitoxin system Phd/YefM family antitoxin, with the protein product MEILSLSEAKMKFSHLVDRVNATGQEVVITKNGRPAAVLVSPDEFSSWSETLLIQADPRLLEEIASGMRDMKENKAGLYTIDELFAE
- a CDS encoding type II toxin-antitoxin system RelE/ParE family toxin, whose amino-acid sequence is MSRSPLYRLRVSDDLAVLIRGLHPELKRKVREALALIVENPTLGKPLKRELEGLRSFRVSRFRIIYSLTEKREIQIIAIGPRDRIYEETARIEKRE
- a CDS encoding GNAT family N-acetyltransferase gives rise to the protein MRTTPHTQLRVPAEVRFLVLVQGHVRDVARIAGFPAKDVLALELATEEAFQNICAHAYPDGTPGDMLVNGELLEGELRLEFIDEGLPFDPALLHRQPRQAESETAGLGLKLIHHAVDEVRWVNRGRQGKALCLVKQLPRDDRPGGGSDTFIAQPAVHLDTEAHADHAAGRSRTSQSSGASHGARTPEVSEANGHSIEIRPLQPEEALDVARLFWLTYGYSYKNEAFYRPEGLLDLVARGVLASYVAVTSDGEVVGHAGLLRPEPVPMAEMALLVVSPAYRGRGLMKQFFSALSNRAREMGLFGLSLNPVTSHPVSQRNVINMGGRPCGLDLAACPPRQFKAMGLEDGPGHRESYLHCFMYLADTPSVLAPALAPALAFVPERHRRITERIYENLERPLIPAPAPAKDAVEADQDSGEKPSGVYTVSFDRGLLKGVVRVSTADARQWPEILRAGTDLLDIAGAEVVHIDLPLAQRATALLCELAEAEGFFFAGVWPHAAEDGDMLRLSRPAAPLDMNLLRLHSDFAQELAEYVGTEMKRAATIYDSHRRDLEH
- a CDS encoding AbrB family transcriptional regulator; the protein is MSSFKNVGLWAALLPASAVLAVGLQWASFPAATLLGPLLAGVVFALGGADLKLSRWAFAGAQSVVGCMVAMSMTPAVLATLALNWPAILLAIFQVIVFGAVVGLGLMRFGTLPGTTAAWGTSPGGAAAMTAMAESYGADIRMVAFMQYLRIFVVVLTASSVAHLLLGGQAADHPAPGWSPGLDAPLIPLAQTLALVIAGVVLGRWAGIPGGALLLPMAAGAVLNSLGLMHITLPPWLLWSAYASLGWYIGLRFTPRTLRYALRALPQILLAIVVLMALCGVAAWTLTVWAGVDPLSAYLATSPGGLDIVAIIAADSGCDVAFVLSLQTLRLFAVVLTGPLIARLICRVS